From the Periophthalmus magnuspinnatus isolate fPerMag1 chromosome 1, fPerMag1.2.pri, whole genome shotgun sequence genome, one window contains:
- the casp3a gene encoding caspase-3a yields MSANGRGDDSTDARKADTKRSPEGSVSPNPGPSEVDAKAAPHNFRYRLDYPSIGQCIIINNKNFDRGTGMNQRSGTDVDAANAMKVFAKLGYKVKIYNDQSVEKMKQVLTTVSKEDHSCAASFVCVLLSHGDEGVFFGTDGSVELKYLTSLFRGDRCRSLAGKPKLFFIQACRGTDLDAGIETDSADDETTRIPVEADFLYAYSTAPGYYSWRNTMTGSWFMQSLCDMVTKYGKELELLHIMTRVNHKVAVEFESISNAPGFNAKKQIPCIVSMLTKEMYFTP; encoded by the exons ATGTCGGCTAATGGACGTGGAGACGACAGCACAGACGCGAGGAAGGCGGACACAAAACG GTCCCCTGAGGGCTCTGTGTCTCCTAACCCTGGTCCCTCGGAAGTGGACGCTAAGGCCGCTCCCCACAACTTCAGGTACCGCCTGGACTACCCCAGCATCGGACAGTGCATCATCATCAACAATAAGAATTTTGACAGGGGGACTG GCATGAACCAGCGGAGTGGCACAGATGTGGATGCTGCCAACGCGATGAAAGTTTTTGCCAAGCTGGGCTACAAAGTGAAGATCTACAACGATCAGTCAGTGGAGAAGATGAAGCAGGTGTTAACGACTG TTTCGAAGGAGGACCACAGCTGCGCAGCCTCCTTTGTCTGTGTCTTATTGAGCCATGGCGACGAGGGTGTGTTTTTTGGCACAGACGGCTCCGTAGAGCTCAAATACCTCACATCACTTTTCAGAGGCGATCGCTGCAGGTCCCTCGCGGGAAAGCCCAAGCTCTTCTTCATCCAG GCCTGTAGGGGGACTGATTTGGATGCAGGTATTGAAACAGACAGTGCAGACGATGAAACCACTCGGATCCCAGTGGAGGCAGATTTCCTATATGCCTACTCCACAGCTCCTG GTTACTACTCCTGGAGGAACACCATGACTGGCTCGTGGTTCATGCAGTCCCTGTGTGATATGGTCACTAAATATGGAAAAGAACTGGAGCTCCTGCACATCATGACACGTGTCAACCACAAGGTGGCAGTGGAGTTTGAATCTATCTCCAATGCTCCAGGCTTCAATGCAAAGAAGCAGATCCCATGCATTGTGTCAATGCTGACCAAAGAGATGTACTTTACTCCTTGA